In Streptomyces capitiformicae, one genomic interval encodes:
- the galK gene encoding galactokinase, which yields MSEAVEVAVAQRFEELYGAAPEGVWAAPGRVNLIGEHTDYNDGFVMPFALPHTTVAAVSRREDGVLRLHSSDVEGGVVELSLDTLAPESDRRWTAYPAGVVWALVEAGHTVTGADVHMSSTVPTGAGLSSSAALEVVVALALNDLFALDLKGWQLARLCQRAENVYVGAPTGIMDQTASACCEAGHALFLDTRDLSQKQIPFDLAAEGMQLLVVDTQVKHSHSEGEYGKRRAGCEKGAELLGVDALRDVAYDELDAALTRLGDEEEVRRLVRHIVTENHRVEKVVALLESGETRAIGPVLNEGHVSLRDDFRISCPELDLVVDTALASGAIGARMTGGGFGGSAIVLVDATDADTVTKAVEEAFAAAAFTAPRVFVAVPSAGARRIS from the coding sequence ATGAGCGAGGCCGTAGAGGTCGCTGTCGCCCAGCGGTTCGAGGAGCTGTACGGGGCGGCACCGGAGGGAGTGTGGGCGGCGCCGGGCCGGGTGAACCTGATCGGTGAGCACACCGACTACAACGACGGTTTCGTCATGCCCTTCGCCCTCCCGCACACCACGGTCGCGGCGGTCTCGCGACGCGAGGACGGCGTACTGCGCCTGCACTCGTCCGACGTCGAGGGCGGGGTCGTGGAGCTGTCGCTCGACACCCTGGCCCCCGAGTCGGACCGGAGGTGGACGGCGTACCCGGCGGGCGTCGTCTGGGCCCTGGTCGAGGCCGGCCACACGGTGACGGGCGCCGACGTGCACATGTCCTCCACGGTCCCGACCGGCGCCGGCCTGTCGTCGTCGGCGGCGCTGGAAGTCGTCGTGGCCCTGGCCCTGAACGACCTGTTCGCGCTGGACCTGAAGGGCTGGCAGCTGGCCCGCCTGTGCCAGCGCGCGGAGAACGTCTACGTGGGCGCCCCCACGGGGATCATGGACCAGACGGCGTCGGCGTGCTGCGAGGCGGGCCACGCGCTGTTCCTCGACACCCGGGACCTCTCCCAGAAGCAGATCCCCTTCGACCTGGCGGCCGAGGGCATGCAGCTCCTCGTCGTCGACACCCAGGTCAAGCACTCCCACAGCGAGGGCGAGTACGGCAAGCGCCGCGCGGGCTGCGAGAAGGGCGCGGAGCTGCTGGGCGTCGACGCCTTGCGGGACGTCGCGTACGACGAGCTGGACGCGGCCCTGACCCGCCTCGGCGACGAGGAGGAGGTCCGCCGCCTGGTCCGCCACATCGTGACGGAGAACCACCGGGTGGAGAAGGTGGTCGCGCTCCTGGAGTCGGGCGAGACGCGGGCGATCGGCCCCGTCCTGAACGAGGGCCACGTCTCCCTCCGCGACGACTTCCGCATCTCCTGCCCCGAACTCGACCTCGTCGTCGACACGGCCCTCGCCTCCGGCGCGATCGGCGCCCGCATGACCGGCGGCGGCTTCGGTGGCTCGGCGATCGTCCTGGTCGACGCCACGGACGCGGACACGGTCACCAAGGCGGTGGAGGAGGCCTTCGCGGCCGCCGCCTTCACGGCCCCGCGGGTGTTCGTGGCGGTACCTTCGGCGGGGGCGCGGCGGATCTCCTGA
- a CDS encoding GNAT family N-acetyltransferase: MFRIETEVDRERRQLLHSRLRATNTAASPVLRALRGTPDERELPLHVWALDESGELAGGLVGHTWATWLHVTYLWVDEPHRGAGLGSRLLSKAEHLATTERRCRTARLETWDFQAPDFYRRHGYEVVCVIPDYPPGITEYTLTKRLG; this comes from the coding sequence ATGTTTCGTATTGAGACAGAAGTCGACAGAGAACGAAGGCAATTGCTGCATTCCCGGCTCCGCGCCACAAACACGGCGGCCTCCCCCGTCCTCCGCGCCCTCCGCGGCACCCCCGACGAACGGGAACTTCCCCTCCACGTCTGGGCCTTGGACGAGTCGGGCGAGCTGGCCGGCGGCCTGGTCGGCCACACCTGGGCGACCTGGCTCCACGTGACGTACCTCTGGGTCGACGAACCCCACCGGGGCGCGGGGCTGGGCTCCCGGTTGCTGTCGAAGGCCGAACACCTGGCCACCACCGAACGCCGCTGCCGCACCGCCCGCCTGGAGACCTGGGACTTCCAGGCCCCCGACTTCTACCGACGCCACGGCTACGAGGTGGTCTGCGTGATCCCGGACTATCCGCCCGGGATCACGGAGTACACGCTGACGAAGCGGTTGGGGTGA
- a CDS encoding LuxR C-terminal-related transcriptional regulator: MVRIRVLVVDDHRIFAESLAAALAAEPDVDVSAAGSGPAALRCLERAAAEGRKYDVLLVDADLGGHAPGARPAAVPVPAPVAAVPGQEGGDDGLVDGISLVAGVRSGQPSVRTVVLAERDDPRRAALALQAGASGWVAKDCSLSRLLTVIRGVLRDETHLPPALLTGVLRELTAARKHRTESERLVESLTPREREVLRCMVAGLGRKAVAERLFLSPHTVRTHMQNVLGKLGVHSTLAAVALARRAGVGPADLTGDVVERGGQLA, from the coding sequence GTGGTTCGCATCCGAGTCCTGGTCGTCGACGACCACCGCATCTTCGCCGAGTCGCTCGCCGCGGCCCTCGCCGCCGAGCCCGACGTCGACGTGTCCGCGGCCGGCAGCGGCCCCGCCGCGCTGCGCTGCCTGGAACGCGCGGCGGCCGAGGGCCGCAAGTACGACGTACTGCTGGTCGACGCCGACCTCGGGGGCCACGCCCCCGGCGCGCGCCCGGCCGCCGTACCCGTACCCGCGCCTGTCGCCGCCGTGCCGGGGCAGGAAGGCGGGGACGACGGGCTCGTCGATGGCATATCGCTCGTCGCGGGCGTGCGGTCGGGGCAGCCGAGCGTACGGACCGTCGTCCTCGCGGAGAGGGACGATCCGCGCCGGGCCGCCCTCGCGCTCCAGGCCGGGGCCTCGGGATGGGTCGCCAAGGACTGTTCGCTGTCGCGGCTGCTGACCGTGATCCGTGGCGTGCTGCGGGACGAGACGCACCTGCCGCCCGCGCTTCTCACGGGCGTACTGCGGGAGCTGACCGCCGCCCGCAAGCACCGCACGGAGAGCGAGCGGCTGGTCGAATCTCTCACTCCACGTGAGCGGGAGGTGCTTCGGTGCATGGTCGCGGGGCTGGGGCGCAAGGCCGTCGCCGAGCGCCTGTTCCTGTCGCCCCACACCGTCCGCACGCATATGCAGAACGTCCTCGGGAAGCTCGGCGTGCACTCCACCCTCGCCGCCGTCGCACTCGCGCGCCGCGCCGGTGTAGGGCCCGCCGACCTAACCGGGGATGTTGTCGAACGGGGCGGTCAACTGGCGTAG
- the tamR gene encoding MarR family transcriptional regulator TamR — protein MEDEVDRLVAAWRRERPDLDVEPLEVLSRVSRLARHLDRARRLAFAEHQLEPWEFDVLTALRRAGNPYQLSPGQLLTQTLVTSGTMTNRIDRLAKKGLVERLPDPSDRRGVLVRLTDEGRDRADQALAGLLDQERAILSELSSAQRGELAGLLRQLTAPFDNIPG, from the coding sequence ATGGAGGACGAGGTCGATCGGCTGGTCGCAGCGTGGCGCCGGGAGCGCCCCGACCTCGACGTGGAGCCGCTGGAAGTACTCAGCCGGGTGAGCAGGCTGGCCCGGCATCTGGACCGTGCGCGCAGGCTGGCGTTCGCCGAGCATCAGCTGGAGCCGTGGGAGTTCGACGTGCTGACGGCGCTGAGGCGTGCCGGAAACCCGTATCAGCTCTCTCCGGGGCAGTTGCTCACCCAGACGCTGGTGACCTCGGGCACGATGACGAACCGTATCGACCGGCTGGCGAAGAAGGGCCTGGTGGAGCGGCTGCCCGACCCGTCGGACCGGCGGGGCGTGCTCGTCCGGCTGACGGACGAGGGCCGGGACCGGGCGGACCAGGCGCTCGCCGGGCTCCTCGACCAGGAACGGGCGATCCTGAGCGAGCTGTCGAGCGCCCAGCGAGGCGAACTCGCGGGCCTGCTACGCCAGTTGACCGCCCCGTTCGACAACATCCCCGGTTAG
- a CDS encoding trans-aconitate 2-methyltransferase, translating to MSVSPTWDPQQYLRHAGHRARAFVDLLAHVSDPPAERLRIADLGCGPGNVTRLLADRWPAARITGYDNSPEMLDKAHVDHEGPTPGGGRIDFAPADVRTWAPSEPYDLIISNATLQWVPGHVDRFPAWVDALAAGGTFAFQVPGNFDSPSHRLMRELARSDRWKDRLGGTLRHDDAVHTPAAYLAALADLGCEVDAWETTYIHLLQGEDPVLDWVQGTGLRPILSELGPDADPFVTEYRAALREAYPPTAHGTPFPFRRVFAVARRPGSNR from the coding sequence ATGTCCGTCAGCCCCACCTGGGACCCCCAGCAGTACCTGCGTCACGCCGGCCACCGTGCCCGCGCCTTCGTCGACCTGCTCGCCCATGTGTCCGACCCGCCCGCGGAGCGCCTCCGGATCGCCGACCTCGGCTGCGGCCCCGGCAACGTCACCCGGCTGCTCGCCGACCGCTGGCCCGCCGCGCGCATCACCGGGTATGACAACTCGCCCGAGATGCTCGACAAGGCCCACGTCGATCACGAGGGACCCACACCGGGTGGCGGCCGTATCGACTTCGCCCCGGCCGACGTCCGCACCTGGGCGCCCTCGGAGCCGTACGACCTGATCATCAGCAACGCCACCCTCCAGTGGGTCCCGGGGCATGTCGACCGGTTCCCGGCCTGGGTGGACGCGCTGGCCGCCGGTGGAACGTTCGCCTTCCAGGTCCCCGGCAACTTCGACTCGCCCAGCCATCGCCTCATGCGGGAACTCGCCCGGTCCGACCGGTGGAAGGACCGGCTCGGCGGCACCCTCCGCCACGACGACGCGGTCCACACGCCCGCCGCCTACCTCGCCGCGCTCGCCGACCTCGGCTGCGAGGTGGACGCCTGGGAGACGACGTACATCCATCTCCTCCAGGGCGAGGACCCGGTGCTCGACTGGGTGCAGGGCACCGGCCTGCGCCCGATCCTCTCCGAACTCGGCCCGGACGCCGACCCGTTCGTCACCGAGTACCGGGCGGCCCTGCGCGAGGCCTACCCACCCACCGCCCACGGCACCCCGTTCCCGTTCCGCCGTGTCTTCGCGGTCGCCCGCAGGCCGGGGTCGAACCGGTGA
- a CDS encoding VOC family protein: protein MIAALDHVQLAAPPGSEERLRAYYVGVLGMVEIPKPPVLAARGGCWFRAGEVVLHLGIEERFRPAKKAHPGLRVRGIEEYAARLARCGAPVTWDDGLPGCRRFYSEDSVGNRLEFLEPG from the coding sequence GTGATCGCCGCACTCGACCACGTCCAGCTCGCCGCGCCGCCGGGGTCGGAGGAGCGGTTGAGGGCGTACTACGTGGGTGTTCTCGGCATGGTCGAGATCCCCAAGCCGCCGGTGCTCGCCGCGCGGGGCGGTTGCTGGTTCCGGGCGGGGGAGGTCGTTCTGCACCTCGGGATCGAGGAGCGCTTCAGGCCCGCGAAGAAGGCCCACCCGGGGCTGCGGGTGCGGGGTATCGAGGAGTACGCAGCCCGGCTCGCCCGGTGCGGGGCGCCCGTGACCTGGGATGACGGGCTTCCGGGGTGTCGGCGCTTCTACTCCGAGGATTCCGTGGGGAACCGGCTGGAGTTCCTGGAGCCGGGCTGA
- a CDS encoding MFS transporter, translating to MPPPPSPSALPNPAEQAEQAARTRQLRRVALSGLLGTAVEFYDFLVYGTVAALVFGELFFPGADPAVGTIAAFGTFAAGYVARPLGGVIFGHFGDRLGRKSMLLLTMGLMGGASFLIGLLPTYDTIGVWAPVLLIALRVLQGIAIGGEWGGATLMVVEHAGEKRRGLWSSFTQMGAPLGSLLSSLVVTLVVAMPRDQFAAWGWRVPFLLSVVLLGVGLFVRLKVVESPLFAKVKRDRAEARMPLVDVLRRPRALMLAACVGIGAFTAQSLLTSYLIAYATGIGYPRPQVLTALTVSASVALVVLPCASALSDRVGRRPVVLGGALASAALAFPVLALVDSKSPGLLILAVVLGHGIAQSVMYGPLGALLTEMFGTKVRYTGASLGYQLATLIGAGFSPMIAGSLVAANGGSSTPISLLVCGGAAITAVTVWFVRETHRDSLGEANLREGAATKEEVASS from the coding sequence ATGCCCCCGCCCCCCTCCCCGTCGGCACTCCCCAACCCCGCCGAGCAGGCCGAACAGGCCGCGCGTACACGGCAGTTGCGTCGTGTCGCGCTCTCCGGACTGCTCGGCACGGCCGTCGAGTTCTACGACTTCCTCGTCTACGGCACGGTCGCCGCGCTCGTCTTCGGCGAGCTCTTCTTCCCGGGTGCCGACCCCGCCGTCGGCACCATCGCCGCGTTCGGAACCTTCGCCGCCGGCTACGTCGCCCGCCCCCTCGGTGGCGTGATCTTCGGCCACTTCGGCGACCGGCTCGGCCGGAAGTCGATGCTGCTGCTGACCATGGGCCTGATGGGCGGCGCCAGCTTCCTCATCGGGCTGCTGCCCACCTACGACACCATCGGCGTGTGGGCGCCCGTCCTGCTGATCGCCCTGCGCGTGCTCCAGGGCATCGCCATCGGCGGCGAGTGGGGCGGCGCCACGCTCATGGTCGTCGAGCACGCCGGAGAGAAGCGGCGCGGACTGTGGTCCAGCTTCACGCAGATGGGAGCACCGCTCGGCTCCCTGCTCTCCTCGCTCGTCGTCACCCTCGTCGTCGCCATGCCCAGGGACCAGTTCGCGGCCTGGGGCTGGCGCGTGCCGTTCCTGCTCAGCGTCGTACTGCTCGGCGTCGGGCTGTTCGTCCGGCTGAAGGTCGTCGAGAGCCCTCTGTTCGCCAAGGTCAAGCGGGACCGGGCCGAGGCCCGGATGCCGCTCGTCGACGTACTGCGCCGACCGCGCGCCCTGATGCTCGCCGCCTGCGTCGGCATCGGCGCCTTCACCGCGCAGTCCCTGCTGACCAGTTACCTCATCGCGTACGCCACCGGTATCGGTTACCCCCGGCCGCAGGTCCTCACCGCGCTCACCGTCTCCGCGTCCGTCGCCCTCGTCGTCCTGCCGTGCGCGTCCGCCCTCTCCGACCGTGTCGGCCGCCGCCCCGTCGTCCTCGGCGGAGCCCTCGCCTCCGCCGCGCTCGCCTTCCCCGTCCTCGCCCTGGTCGACTCCAAGTCGCCCGGGCTGCTCATCCTCGCGGTCGTCCTGGGCCACGGCATCGCCCAGTCCGTGATGTACGGGCCGCTGGGCGCCCTGCTCACCGAGATGTTCGGCACGAAGGTCCGCTACACCGGGGCCTCGCTGGGGTATCAGCTGGCCACGCTGATCGGTGCCGGATTCTCACCGATGATCGCCGGGAGCCTGGTGGCGGCCAACGGAGGCTCCAGTACGCCGATTTCGCTGCTGGTGTGCGGGGGCGCGGCGATCACCGCGGTGACCGTGTGGTTCGTGCGGGAGACGCATCGGGACTCGTTGGGGGAGGCCAACCTCCGGGAGGGGGCCGCGACCAAGGAAGAGGTGGCCTCCTCGTAG
- a CDS encoding PaaX family transcriptional regulator → MEDRILDVDAVDAPQPRPQSLVLSFFGNHVLDRGEGDLGVYSGSIIDVLGRVGTGEQAVRSTLTRMVNRGLLRRQREGRKMFFGLTAHASDILRDGGRRIWSVGAVNEDWDGTWTLLGFSLPESWQRQRHDLRSRLTWSGFGALYSGLWIAPGRADVREIVSELGLDAHVKVFHARADEFTDIGLMIRESWDLEALAARYVAFDKRWTTADLASADPIATRLRLVAEWLRIIRTDPRLPVQHLPTEWPARQAQETFRRIAEETAGPAGRMAAELLETTPLRP, encoded by the coding sequence GTGGAGGACCGGATCCTGGACGTCGACGCCGTTGACGCGCCGCAGCCGCGGCCGCAGTCGCTTGTGCTCTCCTTCTTCGGCAACCACGTGCTGGACCGGGGAGAGGGCGACCTGGGGGTCTACTCGGGGAGCATCATCGATGTGCTCGGCCGGGTCGGCACGGGGGAGCAGGCGGTGCGGTCGACGCTGACCCGGATGGTGAACCGGGGGCTGCTGCGGCGTCAGCGCGAGGGGCGGAAGATGTTCTTCGGGCTCACTGCGCACGCGTCCGACATCCTGCGCGACGGCGGCCGGCGCATCTGGAGCGTCGGCGCGGTCAACGAGGACTGGGACGGCACCTGGACCCTCCTCGGCTTCTCGCTCCCCGAGTCCTGGCAACGGCAACGGCACGATCTGCGCTCCCGGCTCACCTGGTCCGGGTTCGGGGCGCTGTACAGCGGGCTGTGGATCGCGCCGGGGCGGGCGGATGTCCGGGAGATCGTCTCCGAACTCGGGCTCGACGCCCATGTGAAGGTGTTCCACGCGCGGGCCGACGAGTTCACCGACATCGGCCTGATGATCCGCGAGAGCTGGGACCTGGAGGCCCTCGCCGCCCGCTACGTCGCCTTCGACAAGCGCTGGACCACCGCGGACCTCGCCTCCGCCGACCCCATCGCCACCCGGCTGCGCCTGGTCGCCGAGTGGCTGCGCATCATCCGCACCGACCCCCGCCTCCCCGTACAGCACCTGCCGACGGAGTGGCCCGCGCGCCAGGCCCAGGAGACGTTCCGCCGCATCGCGGAGGAGACGGCCGGACCGGCGGGTCGGATGGCGGCGGAGCTTCTGGAGACCACGCCGCTCCGGCCCTGA
- a CDS encoding glycosyltransferase family 4 protein, giving the protein MKIAFLINNAYGIGGTIRSTANLSAAFADRHDVEVVSVHRFRDAPSLPFDPRVRVTSLIEMREDNPGYEGDHPLTKLPGTMFPYTGATGNMAYTALQDERIGGFLARTDADVVIATRPDLNGYLARDGRRRYLRVGQEHLSLDQYREPLRTNQNNAIAGLDAYVTVSEADAAQYRAALPDVTTTIVCVPNGVQASAVERSSLDSRVIVAAGRLIPIKRYDRLIDAFAKVATEYPGWTLRIYGRGPQKDNLRQQIDRLGLHDRAFLMGAVSPIETEWAKGAVAAVSSDMESFGMTIVEAMHCGVPVVATDCPHGPGEIISDGEDGLLVPLDGDVDAYADALKRIVADDVLRERLGAAAIKKADTYVPSVIARRYEDLFEQLSKPRRRRRWDGTTLLGRLTRAGRATRPASAAAVPTESAPAPAAHARATADGSVTVLLDPAQLPAGPLDFIARLRRDPAKREVRVPVQPTPDAHATLRPTEHTLAEGRWDCYVAPRGTNKRVRLTVQLVEQAALVGRPPVVDRRGVGAWIPYPTVDGFLALRTWLRATHAEVDTVEVGDGAVTVSATLYGDISLGDSAAVRAVSRTDTAYDFTVPVRAVGERGLRFTVPYGEVMTRRSVEHDLWDLVVVPAEGAEDVPVGRIGGDVVERRKTDLVPGQVFKHFERGGTRVKPYFTVGNELALSAKDVGEVD; this is encoded by the coding sequence GTGAAGATCGCATTCCTGATCAACAACGCCTACGGCATCGGCGGCACCATCCGCTCCACGGCGAACCTGTCCGCCGCGTTCGCCGACCGGCACGACGTCGAGGTCGTCAGCGTCCACCGCTTCCGGGACGCACCGTCGCTCCCCTTCGACCCGCGCGTCCGCGTGACCTCGCTGATCGAGATGCGCGAGGACAACCCCGGCTACGAGGGCGACCACCCGCTCACCAAGCTGCCCGGCACGATGTTCCCCTACACCGGCGCCACCGGGAACATGGCCTACACCGCCCTCCAGGACGAACGCATCGGCGGCTTCCTCGCCCGTACCGACGCCGACGTCGTCATCGCCACCCGCCCGGACCTCAACGGCTACCTCGCCCGCGACGGCCGCCGCCGCTACCTCCGCGTCGGCCAGGAGCACCTCAGCCTCGACCAGTACCGGGAACCGCTGCGCACCAACCAGAACAACGCCATCGCCGGCCTCGACGCCTACGTCACCGTCTCCGAGGCCGACGCCGCCCAGTACCGCGCCGCCCTGCCCGACGTCACCACGACCATCGTGTGCGTCCCCAACGGCGTACAGGCCTCGGCCGTCGAACGGTCCTCCCTCGACTCCAGGGTCATCGTCGCGGCCGGCCGGCTCATCCCCATCAAGCGGTACGACCGACTGATCGACGCGTTCGCCAAGGTGGCCACCGAATACCCCGGCTGGACCCTGCGGATCTACGGCCGCGGACCGCAGAAGGACAACCTGCGGCAGCAGATCGACCGGCTCGGGCTGCACGACCGCGCGTTCCTCATGGGCGCCGTCTCCCCGATCGAGACCGAGTGGGCCAAGGGCGCCGTCGCGGCCGTCTCCTCCGACATGGAGTCCTTCGGCATGACGATCGTCGAAGCCATGCACTGCGGGGTCCCGGTCGTCGCCACCGACTGCCCGCACGGGCCCGGCGAGATCATCAGCGACGGCGAGGACGGCCTGCTCGTACCGCTCGACGGTGACGTCGACGCCTACGCCGACGCACTCAAGCGCATCGTCGCCGACGACGTCCTGCGGGAGCGGCTCGGCGCTGCGGCGATCAAGAAGGCCGACACGTACGTCCCCTCCGTCATCGCCCGCCGCTACGAGGACCTCTTCGAGCAGTTGTCCAAGCCACGGCGCCGCCGCAGATGGGACGGCACGACCCTCCTCGGCAGGCTCACCCGCGCCGGCCGCGCCACCCGGCCCGCGTCCGCCGCCGCTGTTCCCACGGAGAGCGCTCCCGCACCCGCCGCGCACGCCCGCGCCACCGCCGACGGCAGCGTCACCGTGCTGCTCGACCCGGCCCAGCTGCCCGCCGGCCCCCTCGACTTCATCGCCCGACTCCGCCGCGACCCCGCCAAACGCGAGGTCCGCGTCCCCGTACAGCCGACCCCGGACGCCCACGCCACCCTCCGGCCCACCGAACACACACTCGCCGAGGGCCGCTGGGACTGCTACGTCGCGCCGCGCGGCACGAACAAGAGGGTCCGCCTCACCGTCCAGCTCGTCGAACAGGCCGCGCTGGTCGGCCGGCCGCCCGTCGTCGACCGGCGGGGCGTCGGCGCGTGGATCCCTTATCCGACCGTGGACGGGTTCCTCGCGCTGCGGACCTGGCTGCGGGCCACGCACGCCGAGGTCGACACGGTCGAGGTGGGCGACGGGGCGGTGACGGTGAGCGCGACGCTCTACGGAGACATCTCCCTCGGGGACAGCGCCGCGGTGCGGGCCGTGTCCCGGACCGACACGGCGTACGACTTCACCGTGCCCGTGCGGGCGGTGGGTGAGCGGGGGCTGCGGTTCACCGTTCCGTACGGGGAGGTCATGACTCGGCGCAGTGTCGAGCACGATCTGTGGGATCTGGTGGTGGTGCCGGCTGAAGGGGCGGAGGACGTGCCCGTCGGGCGGATCGGTGGGGATGTGGTGGAGCGGCGTAAGACGGATCTTGTGCCGGGTCAGGTTTTCAAGCACTTCGAGCGGGGCGGGACCCGAGTGAAGCCGTACTTCACTGTGGGCAATGAGCTGGCGCTCAGCGCGAAGGATGTGGGCGAGGTCGACTGA
- a CDS encoding TetR/AcrR family transcriptional regulator encodes MIDAVATDSSSTPSNEKPRRTRRTRMTGAERRAQLLEIGRTLFAAKGFEATSVEEIAAKAGVSKPVVYEHFGGKEGLYAVVVDREMRRLLDMVTSSLTAGHPRELCEQAAFALLDYIEEYTDGFRILVRDSPIPQSTGSFASLISDIATQVEDILGREFKSRGFDPKLAPLYAQALVGMVALTGQWWLDVRRPKKAEVAAHLVNLAWHGLDGLEQKPRLIGHRKS; translated from the coding sequence ATGATTGACGCCGTGGCGACCGACTCCAGCAGTACCCCGAGCAACGAGAAGCCGCGGCGTACCCGCCGCACCCGGATGACGGGCGCCGAGCGCCGCGCACAACTGCTGGAGATCGGTCGCACCCTCTTCGCCGCGAAGGGCTTCGAGGCCACGTCCGTGGAGGAGATCGCCGCCAAGGCCGGGGTCTCCAAGCCGGTGGTGTACGAGCACTTCGGCGGCAAGGAGGGCCTGTACGCGGTGGTCGTGGACCGCGAGATGCGCCGTCTGCTGGACATGGTGACCAGCTCCCTGACGGCGGGCCACCCCCGCGAACTGTGCGAACAGGCGGCCTTCGCCCTCCTCGACTACATCGAGGAGTACACGGACGGTTTCCGCATCCTGGTCCGCGACTCCCCCATCCCCCAGTCGACGGGTTCCTTCGCCTCCCTCATCTCCGACATCGCCACCCAGGTGGAGGACATCCTGGGCCGCGAGTTCAAGAGCCGGGGCTTCGACCCCAAGCTCGCGCCGCTGTACGCCCAGGCCCTCGTCGGCATGGTCGCCCTCACCGGCCAGTGGTGGCTCGACGTCCGCCGCCCGAAGAAGGCGGAGGTGGCGGCGCACCTGGTGAATTTGGCGTGGCATGGGTTGGACGGCCTGGAGCAGAAGCCGCGCTTGATCGGCCACCGGAAGAGTTAG
- a CDS encoding acyl-CoA desaturase, which yields MTPSSDVIDDVPKPTKPTDSPGSEAAGAPTVSATLGGEQKRSVEQLALLLFITVPFLALLAAVPLAWGWGVSWLDLGLLVFFYYLGCHGITIGFHRHFTHGSFKAKRPLKIALAIAGSMAVEGPLVRWVADHRKHHKFSDAEGDPHSPWRFGETLPALMKGLWWAHIGWMFDEEQTPQDKYAPDLIKDPTLRTISRQFIFWTALSLALPPLIGGLVTMSWWGAFTAFFWGSLVRVALLHHVTWSINSICHAVGKRPFKSRDRSGNVWWLAVLSCGESWHNLHHADPTSARHGVERGQLDSSARLIRWFEQLGWAYDVRWPSRSRIDSRRNTDEVASRHRKAPAEAA from the coding sequence ATGACCCCAAGTTCCGATGTGATCGACGACGTCCCGAAGCCGACGAAGCCGACCGATTCCCCTGGCTCCGAAGCGGCCGGCGCCCCCACCGTCTCGGCGACGCTGGGCGGCGAGCAGAAGCGTTCCGTCGAGCAGCTCGCGCTGCTCCTGTTCATCACCGTCCCGTTCCTGGCGCTGCTCGCGGCGGTACCGCTGGCCTGGGGCTGGGGGGTGAGCTGGCTGGATCTCGGCCTGCTCGTGTTCTTCTACTACCTGGGCTGCCACGGCATCACGATCGGCTTCCACCGGCACTTCACCCATGGTTCGTTCAAGGCGAAGCGTCCGCTGAAGATCGCGCTGGCGATCGCCGGGTCGATGGCCGTCGAGGGCCCGCTGGTCCGCTGGGTGGCCGACCATCGCAAGCATCACAAGTTCTCCGACGCGGAGGGCGACCCGCACTCCCCGTGGCGGTTCGGCGAGACCCTCCCGGCCCTGATGAAGGGCCTGTGGTGGGCGCATATCGGCTGGATGTTCGACGAGGAGCAGACCCCGCAGGACAAGTACGCGCCGGACCTGATCAAGGATCCGACGCTGCGGACGATCTCCCGCCAGTTCATCTTCTGGACGGCGCTCTCGCTCGCGCTGCCTCCCCTGATCGGCGGTCTGGTGACGATGTCCTGGTGGGGCGCGTTCACGGCGTTCTTCTGGGGCTCGCTCGTCCGGGTGGCGCTGCTGCACCACGTCACCTGGTCGATCAACTCGATCTGCCACGCGGTCGGCAAGCGCCCCTTCAAGTCCCGCGACCGCTCGGGCAACGTGTGGTGGCTGGCGGTGCTGTCGTGCGGCGAGTCATGGCACAACCTCCACCACGCCGACCCCACGTCCGCGCGGCACGGCGTCGAACGCGGCCAGCTGGACTCCTCCGCCCGGCTCATCCGCTGGTTCGAGCAGCTCGGTTGGGCGTACGACGTGCGCTGGCCGTCACGCTCACGTATCGATTCCCGGCGGAACACGGATGAGGTCGCCTCCCGGCACCGGAAGGCACCCGCCGAGGCGGCATGA